From a single Lates calcarifer isolate ASB-BC8 linkage group LG12, TLL_Latcal_v3, whole genome shotgun sequence genomic region:
- the rhoca gene encoding ras homolog family member Ca, with the protein MAAIRKKLVIVGDGACGKTCLLIVFSKDQFPEVYVPTVFENYIADIEVDGKQVELALWDTAGQEDYDRLRPLSYPDTDVILMCFSIDSPDSLENIPEKWTPEVKHFCPNVPIILVGNKKDLRNDEHTRRELAKMKQEPVKVDEGRDMAGRISAFGYLECSAKTKDGVREVFEMATRAALQVRKRKKRSGCTLL; encoded by the exons ATGGCAGCCATTCGGAAGAAGCTGGTGATTGTTGGGGATGGAGCTTGCGGAAAAACATGTCTTCTTATTGTTTTCAGTAAAGACCAGTTTCCTGAAGTCTACGTCCCAACAGTGTTTGAGAACTACATCGCTGATATCGAGGTTGATGGAAAGCAG GTGGAGTTGGCGCTGTGGGATACCGCAGGCCAAGAGGACTATGACAGGCTGAGGCCTCTCTCCTACCCGGACACAGATGTCATCCTCATGTGTTTCTCCATTGACAGCCCTGACAGTTTAG AAAATATCCCTGAGAAGTGGACACCCGAGGTGAAGCACTTCTGTCCCAATGTTCCCATCATCCTGGTGGGGAACAAGAAGGACCTGAGGAATGACGAGCACACACGGAGAGAGCTGGCCAAGATGAAACAG GAGCCAGTGAAGGTGGACGAAGGCAGAGATATGGCCGGCAGGATCAGTGCTTTTGGCTACTTGGAGTGCTCTGCCAAGACTAAGGATGGCGTGCGGGAGGTGTTTGAGATGGCCACTAGAGCAGCGCTGCAGGTTCGCAAGCGCAAGAAGAGAAGCGGCTGCACTCTGCTGTGA